From Brochothrix thermosphacta DSM 20171 = FSL F6-1036, a single genomic window includes:
- a CDS encoding ABC transporter ATP-binding protein yields MKSIETKALSIAYDERYIVEDLNLSLSKGKITSIIGANGCGKSTIIKTIGRVLRQKAGVVTIDGADIRKLPTKIVAKKMAVLPQQQDAPSGMTVKELVYYGRYPHQKGFAKPTQADKDIVSWAIKVTGLADFEQREVDTLSGGQRQKVWIAMALAQETDVILLDEPTTYLDLSHQLEILELLEALNREQNRTIIMVLHDINLAARFSDEMVAIGKGKIIADGPVTEVMTTDVLEQTFQIDAVITTDPRTTKPVCITYNLLK; encoded by the coding sequence ATGAAAAGCATCGAAACCAAGGCGCTCTCAATTGCCTATGATGAACGTTATATCGTGGAAGATTTAAATCTAAGTTTATCTAAAGGGAAGATTACAAGTATTATTGGCGCCAACGGCTGTGGAAAGTCGACAATTATTAAAACCATTGGTCGTGTATTACGCCAAAAAGCTGGCGTGGTAACAATAGATGGTGCTGATATTCGAAAATTGCCAACTAAAATAGTTGCAAAAAAAATGGCTGTTTTACCACAGCAACAAGATGCGCCTAGTGGTATGACAGTTAAAGAATTGGTTTATTATGGACGTTACCCACATCAAAAGGGTTTTGCTAAACCTACACAAGCGGATAAGGATATTGTTTCCTGGGCGATTAAAGTGACTGGCTTAGCAGACTTTGAGCAACGTGAAGTAGATACATTATCTGGCGGACAACGTCAAAAGGTATGGATTGCAATGGCGTTAGCTCAAGAAACAGACGTTATTTTATTAGATGAACCCACCACTTATTTAGATTTATCACATCAGTTGGAAATATTGGAGTTGTTGGAAGCATTAAACCGCGAACAAAATCGTACCATTATCATGGTGTTACACGATATCAATTTAGCAGCGCGTTTTTCTGACGAAATGGTAGCCATTGGTAAGGGAAAAATTATTGCAGATGGTCCAGTGACAGAAGTGATGACGACTGATGTTTTAGAGCAGACATTTCAAATTGATGCAGTAATTACCACTGATCCGCGGACAACAAAACCAGTCTGTATTACTTATAATTTGTTGAAATAA
- a CDS encoding FecCD family ABC transporter permease, with protein MKQKKKAPTRIRLSLFLAIGVLLIVLLVLLSVALGAASIELSTTWQAFTQFDSDNTQHQIIRSLRLPRTLADIIVGSSLAVTGAMMQATTRNPMADSGLMGISSGAAFAVALSMALFPGQSHIQLIIFACIGAAVSTTITYGLAMMGKRPMSPQRLILSGIAVSMLFSALSSLISLQFHLGQSMTYWFSGGSASVNWDDLQIIAPFFFITIIMSISIGRGLTLINLGDEIAAGLGAKVSIIKLVTVILVFVLSALSVMLVGPISFVGLIVPHVVRFFVGIDYRAVIPASIVYGAVFLLLADLVGRLINRPNETPLGIIFAMIGVPFFLFLSNRTRREFE; from the coding sequence ATGAAACAGAAAAAAAAAGCGCCTACCCGAATAAGACTTTCGCTTTTTCTTGCTATCGGCGTTCTCTTAATTGTATTGTTAGTGTTATTATCAGTTGCGTTGGGAGCCGCATCAATTGAATTATCAACAACATGGCAAGCATTCACACAATTTGATAGCGACAATACTCAGCACCAAATTATTCGCTCTTTACGCTTACCAAGAACATTAGCGGATATTATTGTTGGAAGCAGCTTAGCAGTCACTGGGGCGATGATGCAGGCCACTACACGTAATCCCATGGCAGACTCAGGTTTGATGGGGATTAGTTCGGGAGCAGCATTCGCAGTTGCATTAAGTATGGCATTATTTCCAGGGCAATCACACATACAACTGATAATATTTGCTTGTATCGGCGCAGCTGTATCAACAACAATTACTTACGGTTTAGCGATGATGGGGAAGCGCCCAATGAGTCCGCAACGTTTGATTTTATCAGGTATTGCAGTGTCAATGTTATTCAGCGCATTGTCTTCTTTAATTTCTTTGCAGTTTCATTTAGGACAATCAATGACCTATTGGTTTTCAGGGGGATCAGCCAGCGTTAATTGGGATGATTTACAAATAATCGCACCCTTTTTCTTCATAACAATTATAATGAGTATCAGTATTGGACGTGGCTTAACGCTAATTAATTTAGGGGATGAGATTGCTGCAGGTTTGGGCGCAAAAGTGTCAATCATTAAACTTGTAACCGTCATACTTGTGTTTGTATTAAGCGCACTTTCAGTCATGTTAGTGGGTCCCATTAGTTTTGTTGGGTTAATTGTGCCACACGTTGTACGTTTCTTTGTGGGAATTGATTATCGCGCGGTTATACCGGCCAGCATTGTATATGGGGCAGTCTTTTTATTGCTAGCTGATTTAGTGGGTCGTTTAATCAATCGACCGAACGAAACGCCGCTAGGTATTATTTTTGCGATGATTGGCGTGCCGTTTTTTCTATTCTTATCCAACCGTACAAGGAGGGAATTTGAATGA
- a CDS encoding FecCD family ABC transporter permease, which yields MKIHQRFNRQILPFVSLITVLIVVFIWSLNTGKMSVSPFDLLAVFTGQGTPQQNLIVFDFRMPKIVLSVFVGSGMGIAGCIMQSLLKNDMASPGTLGISSGSGLFMILFLFTGLMRDTPAMLPIVAFVGGVVAAGLIFLLASKRKQELSPTRLILTGVALGTGYDAVTLFLSLRMDTQQHEFVQRWLAGSLWGADWLHLSILIPVVLFLAGGVYFHAPKLNIIHLGNETALGLGVPLKLAFIGFSLAAILLSSASVAIGGNFFFVGMISPHIAKKLVGVDPKRSLPASALVGSIMILLADTLIRSSALDVTIPAGLLITIVSTPYFIYLMAKSR from the coding sequence ATGAAAATACATCAGCGTTTTAATCGCCAAATACTACCTTTCGTATCGTTAATCACCGTTTTAATTGTCGTGTTTATTTGGAGTTTAAATACCGGTAAAATGAGTGTATCACCGTTTGATTTACTTGCCGTATTCACAGGTCAAGGCACTCCACAACAAAACTTAATTGTCTTTGATTTTAGAATGCCTAAAATAGTATTGAGTGTTTTTGTAGGATCCGGTATGGGTATTGCAGGCTGTATAATGCAAAGTCTTTTGAAAAATGATATGGCTAGTCCTGGAACATTGGGGATTAGTTCGGGTTCAGGTTTATTTATGATACTATTTTTATTTACAGGCTTAATGCGTGATACGCCAGCAATGTTACCAATAGTTGCTTTTGTTGGGGGCGTTGTTGCCGCAGGATTAATATTCTTACTGGCATCTAAGCGTAAACAAGAACTGTCACCGACCCGCTTAATTTTAACCGGTGTTGCGTTGGGAACAGGATACGATGCGGTGACGCTCTTTTTATCATTACGAATGGACACACAACAACACGAATTTGTTCAACGTTGGTTAGCGGGGAGTTTATGGGGAGCTGATTGGCTACATCTTAGTATTCTCATACCAGTCGTGCTTTTTTTAGCAGGAGGGGTGTATTTTCACGCACCAAAACTAAACATTATTCACTTGGGAAATGAAACAGCATTGGGTCTAGGTGTACCGCTCAAATTGGCCTTTATTGGTTTTTCGTTAGCCGCTATTTTATTATCTTCTGCGAGTGTAGCGATTGGTGGTAACTTTTTCTTCGTCGGGATGATTAGTCCCCATATTGCTAAAAAGTTAGTGGGTGTTGATCCTAAACGTTCATTACCCGCATCTGCACTAGTTGGTAGTATAATGATATTATTAGCAGATACATTAATACGATCAAGTGCGTTGGATGTCACTATTCCAGCGGGGTTATTGATTACAATTGTTAGCACGCCTTACTTTATTTATTTAATGGCAAAGAGTCGCTAG
- a CDS encoding NAD(P)/FAD-dependent oxidoreductase: MQREIYDVTIIGGGPAGLFSAFYSGLRELKTKIIESEPRLGGKLNVYTEKMVWDIGALPPTPGGRVIDYLVEQAEVFNPTIVLSQKAIGIDKEEGVFVVTTETGAKHYSKTLIMASGWGVLLPNKITVEDSEKYEATNLHYLVKDPQALCGKRVLVSGGGNSAVDWVNILAPLTEEVTLVYRQAELKAHESQVSKLLAGQATYKGNHTITRFIADSTGERIAEVVLTDNLTGVETIIAVDEVVINHGYSEEGAIFDKNTVGLEKHDDFYVQTSFDNQSDVPGIFAAGEVVSHSGKLHLIAGAFHDAGNAVNQVKKYIEPEAHSHGRVSSHNHKFDEKNIPLKAQFFG; this comes from the coding sequence ATGCAACGAGAGATATATGATGTGACAATAATAGGCGGGGGCCCGGCTGGACTATTTAGCGCCTTTTATAGTGGTTTGCGTGAGTTGAAAACAAAAATTATTGAAAGCGAGCCTCGTCTCGGTGGGAAACTAAATGTGTATACCGAAAAAATGGTATGGGATATTGGTGCTTTACCACCAACTCCTGGCGGAAGAGTGATTGATTATTTGGTTGAGCAAGCAGAGGTTTTTAACCCTACCATTGTATTAAGTCAAAAAGCAATCGGGATTGATAAAGAAGAGGGCGTATTCGTTGTAACGACAGAAACAGGAGCCAAACATTATAGTAAAACATTGATTATGGCGAGCGGTTGGGGTGTTTTATTACCGAACAAAATCACCGTCGAAGACTCTGAAAAATACGAAGCAACAAATCTTCATTATCTCGTGAAAGATCCACAAGCCTTATGCGGAAAAAGAGTGCTTGTTTCGGGTGGTGGCAATTCAGCTGTTGACTGGGTGAATATATTAGCGCCATTAACAGAAGAAGTCACGTTAGTGTATCGTCAAGCGGAATTAAAAGCCCATGAATCGCAAGTATCTAAGCTTTTAGCAGGTCAAGCGACTTACAAAGGTAACCATACGATTACGCGTTTTATCGCAGATAGTACCGGTGAACGTATTGCAGAAGTGGTATTAACTGATAATCTGACAGGGGTAGAAACGATAATTGCTGTTGATGAGGTTGTTATTAATCATGGTTACAGTGAAGAAGGCGCAATTTTCGATAAAAATACAGTCGGCCTTGAAAAACATGACGATTTTTATGTGCAAACATCCTTTGATAATCAATCAGATGTGCCAGGTATATTTGCAGCAGGAGAGGTTGTTTCACATTCAGGTAAATTACATTTAATTGCAGGTGCTTTCCATGATGCCGGTAACGCCGTTAATCAAGTGAAAAAATACATCGAACCAGAGGCACATTCTCATGGGAGAGTCTCGTCGCATAATCACAAGTTTGACGAAAAAAACATTCCGTTGAAAGCTCAATTTTTTGGTTAA